One Gossypium raimondii isolate GPD5lz chromosome 3, ASM2569854v1, whole genome shotgun sequence genomic window carries:
- the LOC105794557 gene encoding probable LRR receptor-like serine/threonine-protein kinase At1g67720 isoform X1: protein MNIAFTHQSGGKKTAKGKFTSLKRSKGSVLPPSSSSMVSFTQFCILYFYFIASVVSQVSEFISIDCGSTSNYTDPSTGLSWSSDMDIMKHGRQVKVENPNGNSMQFQTRRDFPSDNKKYCYNLSTKERRRYLVRATFQYGSPANVDAYPKFEIYLDATQWATVTIQDGSRKYVNEMIIRAPSDSIDVCICCATTGFPFISTLELRPLNLSMYATDYEGDFFLNVAARVNFGALTKDLVRYPDDPYDRFWESDLDRRQNFLVGVAPGTARISTSKNVDIRTREYPPVKVMQTAVVGTEGELSYRLNLERFPANARAYAYFAEIEDLAPNETRKFQLREPYIPDYSNAVVNIAENANGSYTLYEPSYMNVTLDFVLSFTFSKTNDSTEGPLLNAMEISKYQQIAAKTERQDVTALNAIRNMSAESVWANEGGDPCVPTNWEWVNCSPTPPPRITKIALSGRNLKGQIPSEINHMEELTELWLDFNSLTGPLPDMSNLINLEILACRHLENNKLSGSLPLYLGRLPNLQALYIQNNSFSGEIPAALLSKKISFNYEGNPGLHNEAQRKLRFKLILGASIGVLAVLLILFLGSLILLRNFRGKMSHQKCDENGNSTQPGTKQSTACSIARGGHLLDEGVAYCISLSDLEEATNNFTKKIGKGSFGSVYYGKMKDGKEVAVKTMADSSSHLNKQFVTEVALLSRIHHRNLVPLIGYCEEAHQRILVYEYMHNGTLRDHIHGSVNQKPLDWLARLKIAEDAAKGLEYLHTGCNPSIIHRDVKTSNILLDINMRAKVSDFGLSRQAEEDLTHVSSVARGTVGYLDPEYYASQQLTEKSDVYSFGVVLLELISGKKPVSVEDFGPELNIVHWARSLIRKGDVISIVDPFLVGNVKIESIWRIAEVAIQCVEQHGYSRPKMQEIILAIQDAMKIEKGDEGNAKLACGSSRGQSSRKTLLASFLEIESPDLSNGSLVPSAR from the exons ATGAACATTGCATTTACTCATCAATCAGGGGGAAAAAAAACAGCTAAAGG AAAATTTACAAGTCTAAAAAGATCAAAAGGATCAGTTTTGCcgccttcatcttcttcaatggTTTCATTTACACAGTTTTGTATACTGTATTTCTACTTTATTGCCTCTGTTGTATCCCAAGTTTCAG AGTTTATCAGTATAGATTGTGGAAGCACAAGTAATTACACTGACCCTAGTACTGGACTTTCATGGAGTTCAGACATGGATATCATGAAACATGGGAGACAAGTGAAGGTCGAAAACCCGAACGGGAACTCGATGCAGTTTCAAACTCGAAGAGACTTCCCTTCGGACAACAAGAAGTACTGTTACAATTTGAGCACCAAGGAGAGAAGAAGGTACCTTGTTCGTGCAACCTTTCAGTATGGGAGCCCTGCGAATGTAGATGCATATCCCAAATTCGAAATTTATCTAGATGCAACTCAGTGGGCAACCGTGACAATTCAGGATGGCTCCAGGAAATATGTGAATGAAATGATCATAAGGGCTCCTTCAGATTCCATTGATGTTTGCATATGCTGTGCAACAACTGGTTTTCCTTTCATTTCCACTCTTGAGCTTCGGCCCTTGAATCTTTCCATGTATGCAACAGATTATGAGGGTGATTTCTTCTTGAATGTTGCAGCAAGAGTGAATTTTGGTGCTTTAACTAAGGATTTAGTGAG GTACCCAGATGATCCATATGACAGATTTTGGGAGTCTGATCTTGATAGGAGGCAAAATTTTCTTGTAGGAGTGGCACCTGGAACAGCAAGAATCAGCACTTCGAAGAATGTTGATATAAGAACCAGAGAATATCCGCCTGTTAAAGTGATGCAAACAGCAGTTGTGGGCACTGAAGGAGAGCTTAGCTACAGGTTGAACCTCGAAAGGTTCCCAGCCAATGCTCGAGCCTATGCGTACTTTGCTGAAATTGAAGATTTGGCTCCGAATGAAACCCGTAAATTCCAACTGCGAGAACCTTACATCCCTGATTATAGCAATGCTGTGGTGAACATAGCTGAGAATGCCAACGGAAGCTACACGCTATATGAACCGAGTTATATGAACGTCACCCTCGATTTCGTTCTGTCATTCACCTTTTCCAAGACAAATGATTCCACTGAAGGACCACTCCTTAATGCAATGGAGATAAGCAAATACCAGCAGATTGCTGCCAAAACCGAGAGGCAAGATG TGACTGCTCTCAATGCCATTCGCAATATGTCCGCTGAAAGCGTTTGGGCGAATGAAGGAGGTGATCCTTGTGTTCCTACTAATTGGGAATGGGTAAATTGCAGCCCAACACCACcaccaagaataacaaaaat TGCACTGTCAGGACGGAATCTGAAGGGCCAAATTCCATCTGAGATTAATCACATGGAGGAATTGACTGAGTT GTGGTTGGACTTCAACTCCTTAACAGGGCCACTCCCTGATATGAGTAACCTTATCAATCTGGAAATTCT TGCTTGCAGACATCTGGAGAACAATAAACTTAGCGGTTCACTACCTTTGTACCTCGGTCGTTTGCCTAACTTGCAAGCATT GTACATACAGAACAACTCGTTTTCTGGGGAAATTCCTGCAGCACTGCTGAGCAAGAAAATAAGTTTCAA CTATGAAGGTAATCCTGGACTACATAATGAGGCACAGAGAAAACTGCGTTTTAAGTTGATACTTGGGGCCTCAATTGGAGTGCTGGCAGttttattaattcttttcttGGGAAGTTTAATATTGTTGCGCAATTTCCGAGGGAAGATGTCTCACCAAAAATGCGATGAAAATG GTAACTCCACGCAACCAGGCACCAAACAATCAACAGCATGTTCAATAGCACGGGGTGGGCATTTACTGGACGAAGGTGTGGCATACTGCATCTCACTGTCTGATCTAGAAGAAGCAACTAACAACTTTACCAAAAAGATAGGGAAAGGAAGTTTTGGATCTGTCTACTATGGCAAAATGAAAGATGGAAAAGAGGTTGCAGTCAAGACTATGGCTGATTCATCAAGCCACTTGAATAAGCAATTTGTGACTGAG GTTGCCCTCTTATCAAGAATTCATCATAGAAACTTGGTTCCTCTAATTGGATACTGCGAAGAAGCTCATCAACGGATATTAGTTTACGAATATATGCACAATGGAACTTTGAGGGATCACATACATG GTTCAGTCAACCAGAAGCCCTTGGATTGGCTTGCTCGTTTAAAAATTGCAGAAGATGCAGCTAAAG GCCTTGAGTACTTGCACACTGGCTGCAATCCCAGTATCATTCACCGAGATGTTAAAACAAGCAACATTCTTCTAGACATTAACATGAGAGCAAAAGTGTCCGATTTCGGACTTTCGAGGCAAGCTGAAGAAGATTTAACCCATGTATCAAGTGTGGCACGAGGAACAGTTGGTTACCTAGATCCTGA ATACTATGCAAGTCAACAATTGACTGAAAAGAGTGATGTTTATAGTTTCGGGGTTGTTCTTCTGGAACTTATCTCCGGAAAGAAACCGGTATCAGTAGAAGATTTTGGTCCTGAACTGAACATTGTTCACTGG GCAAGATCCTTAATACGCAAAGGTGATGTAATAAGCATTGTAGATCCATTTCTGGTAGGAAATGTGAAAATAGAGTCAATCTGGAGGATTGCAGAAGTGGCTATTCAATGTGTCGAACAGCATGGATACTCCCGGCCCAAGATGCAGGAAATCATTTTGGCGATACAAGATGCAATGAAGATAGAGAAAGGGGATGAGGGCAATGCAAAGTTAGCTTGTGGTAGTTCCAGGGGCCAATCTTCCAGGAAAACTTTGCTTGCTAGCTTTCTTGAAATTGAGAGTCCTGATTTGTCAAATGGTAGCCTAGTCCCATCTGCTAGATGA
- the LOC105794557 gene encoding probable LRR receptor-like serine/threonine-protein kinase At1g67720 isoform X2 yields the protein MNIAFTHQSGGKKTAKGKFTSLKRSKGSVLPPSSSSMVSFTQFCILYFYFIASVVSQVSEFISIDCGSTSNYTDPSTGLSWSSDMDIMKHGRQVKVENPNGNSMQFQTRRDFPSDNKKYCYNLSTKERRRYLVRATFQYGSPANVDAYPKFEIYLDATQWATVTIQDGSRKYVNEMIIRAPSDSIDVCICCATTGFPFISTLELRPLNLSMYATDYEGDFFLNVAARVNFGALTKDLVRYPDDPYDRFWESDLDRRQNFLVGVAPGTARISTSKNVDIRTREYPPVKVMQTAVVGTEGELSYRLNLERFPANARAYAYFAEIEDLAPNETRKFQLREPYIPDYSNAVVNIAENANGSYTLYEPSYMNVTLDFVLSFTFSKTNDSTEGPLLNAMEISKYQQIAAKTERQDVTALNAIRNMSAESVWANEGGDPCVPTNWEWVNCSPTPPPRITKIALSGRNLKGQIPSEINHMEELTELWLDFNSLTGPLPDMSNLINLEILHLENNKLSGSLPLYLGRLPNLQALYIQNNSFSGEIPAALLSKKISFNYEGNPGLHNEAQRKLRFKLILGASIGVLAVLLILFLGSLILLRNFRGKMSHQKCDENGNSTQPGTKQSTACSIARGGHLLDEGVAYCISLSDLEEATNNFTKKIGKGSFGSVYYGKMKDGKEVAVKTMADSSSHLNKQFVTEVALLSRIHHRNLVPLIGYCEEAHQRILVYEYMHNGTLRDHIHGSVNQKPLDWLARLKIAEDAAKGLEYLHTGCNPSIIHRDVKTSNILLDINMRAKVSDFGLSRQAEEDLTHVSSVARGTVGYLDPEYYASQQLTEKSDVYSFGVVLLELISGKKPVSVEDFGPELNIVHWARSLIRKGDVISIVDPFLVGNVKIESIWRIAEVAIQCVEQHGYSRPKMQEIILAIQDAMKIEKGDEGNAKLACGSSRGQSSRKTLLASFLEIESPDLSNGSLVPSAR from the exons ATGAACATTGCATTTACTCATCAATCAGGGGGAAAAAAAACAGCTAAAGG AAAATTTACAAGTCTAAAAAGATCAAAAGGATCAGTTTTGCcgccttcatcttcttcaatggTTTCATTTACACAGTTTTGTATACTGTATTTCTACTTTATTGCCTCTGTTGTATCCCAAGTTTCAG AGTTTATCAGTATAGATTGTGGAAGCACAAGTAATTACACTGACCCTAGTACTGGACTTTCATGGAGTTCAGACATGGATATCATGAAACATGGGAGACAAGTGAAGGTCGAAAACCCGAACGGGAACTCGATGCAGTTTCAAACTCGAAGAGACTTCCCTTCGGACAACAAGAAGTACTGTTACAATTTGAGCACCAAGGAGAGAAGAAGGTACCTTGTTCGTGCAACCTTTCAGTATGGGAGCCCTGCGAATGTAGATGCATATCCCAAATTCGAAATTTATCTAGATGCAACTCAGTGGGCAACCGTGACAATTCAGGATGGCTCCAGGAAATATGTGAATGAAATGATCATAAGGGCTCCTTCAGATTCCATTGATGTTTGCATATGCTGTGCAACAACTGGTTTTCCTTTCATTTCCACTCTTGAGCTTCGGCCCTTGAATCTTTCCATGTATGCAACAGATTATGAGGGTGATTTCTTCTTGAATGTTGCAGCAAGAGTGAATTTTGGTGCTTTAACTAAGGATTTAGTGAG GTACCCAGATGATCCATATGACAGATTTTGGGAGTCTGATCTTGATAGGAGGCAAAATTTTCTTGTAGGAGTGGCACCTGGAACAGCAAGAATCAGCACTTCGAAGAATGTTGATATAAGAACCAGAGAATATCCGCCTGTTAAAGTGATGCAAACAGCAGTTGTGGGCACTGAAGGAGAGCTTAGCTACAGGTTGAACCTCGAAAGGTTCCCAGCCAATGCTCGAGCCTATGCGTACTTTGCTGAAATTGAAGATTTGGCTCCGAATGAAACCCGTAAATTCCAACTGCGAGAACCTTACATCCCTGATTATAGCAATGCTGTGGTGAACATAGCTGAGAATGCCAACGGAAGCTACACGCTATATGAACCGAGTTATATGAACGTCACCCTCGATTTCGTTCTGTCATTCACCTTTTCCAAGACAAATGATTCCACTGAAGGACCACTCCTTAATGCAATGGAGATAAGCAAATACCAGCAGATTGCTGCCAAAACCGAGAGGCAAGATG TGACTGCTCTCAATGCCATTCGCAATATGTCCGCTGAAAGCGTTTGGGCGAATGAAGGAGGTGATCCTTGTGTTCCTACTAATTGGGAATGGGTAAATTGCAGCCCAACACCACcaccaagaataacaaaaat TGCACTGTCAGGACGGAATCTGAAGGGCCAAATTCCATCTGAGATTAATCACATGGAGGAATTGACTGAGTT GTGGTTGGACTTCAACTCCTTAACAGGGCCACTCCCTGATATGAGTAACCTTATCAATCTGGAAATTCT ACATCTGGAGAACAATAAACTTAGCGGTTCACTACCTTTGTACCTCGGTCGTTTGCCTAACTTGCAAGCATT GTACATACAGAACAACTCGTTTTCTGGGGAAATTCCTGCAGCACTGCTGAGCAAGAAAATAAGTTTCAA CTATGAAGGTAATCCTGGACTACATAATGAGGCACAGAGAAAACTGCGTTTTAAGTTGATACTTGGGGCCTCAATTGGAGTGCTGGCAGttttattaattcttttcttGGGAAGTTTAATATTGTTGCGCAATTTCCGAGGGAAGATGTCTCACCAAAAATGCGATGAAAATG GTAACTCCACGCAACCAGGCACCAAACAATCAACAGCATGTTCAATAGCACGGGGTGGGCATTTACTGGACGAAGGTGTGGCATACTGCATCTCACTGTCTGATCTAGAAGAAGCAACTAACAACTTTACCAAAAAGATAGGGAAAGGAAGTTTTGGATCTGTCTACTATGGCAAAATGAAAGATGGAAAAGAGGTTGCAGTCAAGACTATGGCTGATTCATCAAGCCACTTGAATAAGCAATTTGTGACTGAG GTTGCCCTCTTATCAAGAATTCATCATAGAAACTTGGTTCCTCTAATTGGATACTGCGAAGAAGCTCATCAACGGATATTAGTTTACGAATATATGCACAATGGAACTTTGAGGGATCACATACATG GTTCAGTCAACCAGAAGCCCTTGGATTGGCTTGCTCGTTTAAAAATTGCAGAAGATGCAGCTAAAG GCCTTGAGTACTTGCACACTGGCTGCAATCCCAGTATCATTCACCGAGATGTTAAAACAAGCAACATTCTTCTAGACATTAACATGAGAGCAAAAGTGTCCGATTTCGGACTTTCGAGGCAAGCTGAAGAAGATTTAACCCATGTATCAAGTGTGGCACGAGGAACAGTTGGTTACCTAGATCCTGA ATACTATGCAAGTCAACAATTGACTGAAAAGAGTGATGTTTATAGTTTCGGGGTTGTTCTTCTGGAACTTATCTCCGGAAAGAAACCGGTATCAGTAGAAGATTTTGGTCCTGAACTGAACATTGTTCACTGG GCAAGATCCTTAATACGCAAAGGTGATGTAATAAGCATTGTAGATCCATTTCTGGTAGGAAATGTGAAAATAGAGTCAATCTGGAGGATTGCAGAAGTGGCTATTCAATGTGTCGAACAGCATGGATACTCCCGGCCCAAGATGCAGGAAATCATTTTGGCGATACAAGATGCAATGAAGATAGAGAAAGGGGATGAGGGCAATGCAAAGTTAGCTTGTGGTAGTTCCAGGGGCCAATCTTCCAGGAAAACTTTGCTTGCTAGCTTTCTTGAAATTGAGAGTCCTGATTTGTCAAATGGTAGCCTAGTCCCATCTGCTAGATGA